GAATTACTGAAAAGTTATTTATCAGTAACTGATCGTGAACAATCATGAGAATAATGGGATTAGATGTGGGGTCTAAAACAGTAGGTGTTGCTGTAAGTGATCTAATGGGATGGACCGCACAAGGTATTGAAACGATTCAAATCAATGAAGAAGAAGAAAAGTTTGGCATGGACCGTTTAAAAGAGCTCATTGCTGAATATGAAGTTGAGAAAGTCGTGATTGGCCTTCCTAAGAATATGGATAACAGTATCGGTTTTAGAGCAGAAGCTTCTATAGCCTATGGCGATTTAGTTAAGGCTGAGACTGGTTTAGAAGTTGATTATGTTGACGAGCGACTAACAACAGTTCAAGCTGAAAAGATGCTGATTAATGAAGGCAATGTATCACGTAAGAAAAGAAAAAAAGTTATTGATAAACTAGCTGCGGTTATTCTATTGCAAAATTATTTGGATGCACATTGAAATATCATTAGCAATTGAATCTGAATAAGGTTAAAATGACTTAAATACTATAACGAGGTGTTAATATGACAGAACATAATCACGATCATAACCATGATCACGACCATGACCACCATAACCATGAACATATTACAATTGTAGATGAAAATGGTAATGAAGAACTATACGAAGTATTATTTACGTTTGAATCAGATGATTTTGGTAAATCATACGTTTTAGTTTACCCAGCAGGTGTTCCTGAAGGTGACGAAATTGAATTACAAGCTTACTCTTACGTTGAAAATGCTGACGGAACTGAGGGCGATTTAGAACCAATCGAAACCGAAGAAGAATGGGATATGATTGAAGAAGTTCTAAACACATTTATCGAAGACGAAGACATGAACTAAAGACTATGAAATAAAGGGTTGGGACAAAAATCCCAACCCTTTATTTTGGTGAAAACTTTAGAAATAGATAAAAAATAGTTAAAATTACTCACTTTTCATAGTTTTCATGTATAATGATTTGAGTTAAGTATGTTATGACTGAAAATGTTGGAGAAGGAGGTTCGTATTTGGTGAAAGACGATACCAGACAAACCGAAAAGATGCGTAGCAAGAATAAGAAGCCAGCTACGCCACAAACAGAATTTGAGGAAAAATGGGTTATGAGAAAAAAAGAAAACTCACTAATTAAGAAAATTGTTTTTTCAATTATTTTTGTAGGTATTCTCTTAATTTTGATTGTCGGAATTGTAGGTTACAACTACATCACGACTGCTCTCAAACCGCTTGATTCTAATAATCAAACGACTGTAGAAGTCGAAATACCCATGGGTTCTTCAACAAAACGAATCGCAGAGATATTGGAAGAAGAGACCATAATTAAAGATGCAACGGTCTTTAATTATTATATGAAGACACAAAATGCATCTGATTTTCAAGCTGGTTTTTATGAATTCTCTCCATCTATGGAATTAGACCAAGTGATTGCAACGCTAGAGGCTGGTGGAACATCAGCACCATTATCAGAAGATAATAAAATCTTGGTGAAAGAAGGAGCCATGGTTGCTGAAATTGCTCAGGAGTTTTCAGAAAAAACAGATTATACTGAACAAGAATTTTTATCAGTCATTGCGGATGTTACCTTTATCGATAAACTTGCAGCTGATTTTCCAGAGCTTATAACGGAAGATTTGAAGCAAGAAGACTTGTATTATTATCGATTAGAAGGCTATTTGTTCCCAGCGACCTATGATATTTTGTCAGACTATACAGTTGAAGATCTCATTTATGAAATGGTCAGAAAAACGAATGAGGTTATTAAACCCTATTTGACTGAGATTAAAGAATCTGGAATGACCGTGCATCAAGTATTAACACTCGCTTCTCTAGTAGAAAAAGAGGGTGTTAGCTATGAAGAC
This genomic interval from Jeotgalibaca arthritidis contains the following:
- the ruvX gene encoding Holliday junction resolvase RuvX, which produces MRIMGLDVGSKTVGVAVSDLMGWTAQGIETIQINEEEEKFGMDRLKELIAEYEVEKVVIGLPKNMDNSIGFRAEASIAYGDLVKAETGLEVDYVDERLTTVQAEKMLINEGNVSRKKRKKVIDKLAAVILLQNYLDAH
- a CDS encoding DUF1292 domain-containing protein, with the translated sequence MTEHNHDHNHDHDHDHHNHEHITIVDENGNEELYEVLFTFESDDFGKSYVLVYPAGVPEGDEIELQAYSYVENADGTEGDLEPIETEEEWDMIEEVLNTFIEDEDMN
- the mltG gene encoding endolytic transglycosylase MltG, with protein sequence MRSKNKKPATPQTEFEEKWVMRKKENSLIKKIVFSIIFVGILLILIVGIVGYNYITTALKPLDSNNQTTVEVEIPMGSSTKRIAEILEEETIIKDATVFNYYMKTQNASDFQAGFYEFSPSMELDQVIATLEAGGTSAPLSEDNKILVKEGAMVAEIAQEFSEKTDYTEQEFLSVIADVTFIDKLAADFPELITEDLKQEDLYYYRLEGYLFPATYDILSDYTVEDLIYEMVRKTNEVIKPYLTEIKESGMTVHQVLTLASLVEKEGVSYEDRQMIADVFLNRLETDMAIQSDISILYALGEHKEFVTYADTEVDSPYNLYVNKGLGPGPFNNPGEDAIKAVLDPIETDYYYFLADLETGEVYFAETYEEHLELSDKYIKVPDSESEAE